In Mycolicibacterium alvei, a single window of DNA contains:
- a CDS encoding alpha/beta hydrolase has protein sequence MNSLDWRSRPTTVHFGPASLQSRALGWITAIFVRPLLGLLTLIGLGINRVAPALLQRARLDVIDRPLRFVKPLPGTEVTPVALPNCPAEWVIAPEARDSDRVIVYLHGSALVTLGLNSHRRFVSKLSAATGARILNVGYRLAPQADIDDAVADGLDSYRLALSLGFAPDRIVLAGDSAGGLMAADTALAARDAGLPVPAGQVLLSPLTSSDMDLKYRALQEHRDVLFPFMTVKFIYDVFATVNGTRPTPVMPPEADLHGLGPFLLQVGTHEMLLNDTFALADRLQATGVPVWVQVWDRAMHMFQLSFDVNPDARHAVDEIASFIAYATTDVEDEVSA, from the coding sequence GTGAATTCGCTAGATTGGCGTAGCCGGCCGACTACCGTGCACTTCGGCCCTGCATCTCTGCAGTCCAGAGCACTCGGCTGGATTACTGCGATTTTTGTCCGCCCATTGCTGGGTCTGCTGACCCTGATCGGGCTGGGCATCAACCGTGTCGCCCCGGCACTGCTGCAGCGCGCGCGCCTCGACGTGATCGACCGGCCCCTGCGGTTCGTCAAACCGCTGCCCGGCACCGAGGTGACGCCGGTGGCGCTGCCGAACTGCCCGGCCGAATGGGTGATCGCGCCCGAAGCCCGCGACTCCGATCGCGTGATCGTCTACCTGCACGGCTCGGCGCTGGTGACCCTCGGCCTGAACTCGCACCGGCGCTTTGTGTCGAAGCTGTCCGCGGCCACCGGGGCACGCATCCTCAACGTCGGCTACCGACTGGCCCCACAGGCCGACATCGACGACGCCGTCGCCGATGGGCTCGATAGCTACCGACTGGCCCTTTCACTCGGCTTCGCACCTGATCGGATCGTGCTGGCCGGCGATTCAGCGGGCGGGTTGATGGCCGCCGACACTGCTCTGGCAGCACGTGACGCGGGGCTACCGGTGCCGGCCGGGCAGGTCCTGCTCTCACCACTGACCTCGTCCGACATGGATCTCAAATACCGTGCCCTGCAAGAGCATCGCGACGTGCTGTTCCCGTTCATGACGGTGAAGTTCATCTACGACGTGTTCGCCACCGTCAACGGCACCCGGCCCACACCGGTGATGCCGCCAGAAGCAGACCTGCATGGGCTCGGCCCCTTCCTGCTACAGGTCGGCACCCACGAGATGCTGCTCAACGACACCTTCGCCTTGGCCGACCGACTGCAGGCGACCGGTGTGCCCGTATGGGTTCAGGTGTGGGACAGGGCAATGCACATGTTCCAGTTGAGTTTCGACGTCAACCCCGATGCACGCCACGCGGTTGACGAGATCGCCTCATTCATCGCGTATGCGACCACCGATGTCGAGGATGAAGTGAGCGCGTAG
- a CDS encoding LpqN/LpqT family lipoprotein, producing the protein MPLASGQEFAGFTIVRLVGTGGMGEVYLASHPRLPREDALKVLPISVSSDNEFRQRFIREADMAATLWHPHIVGVHDRGEFEDRLWISMDYVDGHDAAKLLHDQFPKGMPAEDVIEIVTAVGDALDYAHQRNLWHRDVKPANILVTSKQGGKRRIMLTDFGIARRADEVNGLTSTNITVGSMSYTAPEQLMGQPLDGRADQYSLAATAYRLFTGTPPFAHSNPAVVISHHLNSPPPKLADTKPELAVFDSVMAKALSKDPKDRYDTCHDFAVALAEAATGTTPEVRTPAPVHEPAPPTTPLIIPKPVNPPPLPPPSPRQTAPSEPPVFTSSWTGSETSTHKPATSQPAGGMQGLGGPSGPPGPVGPPQTNFGPPPLPHNPTPQKPDDRRKLVVAAAAIGGVLLLVAGITFAVTSGGEETNGGETTSAAATDTSGETTSPPKPVHAFTIADYIKQSGAIETPVHRGDPGAPVFNWPTPPGWTDAGTRTPAWAYSAMINDSVNPADAPSVVSLISKLTGNVDANKLLEYAPSELQNLADYKPNGDVTRAEISGFPSVHLGGTYAKGDQRRAITQTTIVIQAPGAVYVLQVNADAPERDKGVLTEVNKAIEAQATVALP; encoded by the coding sequence ATGCCGTTGGCTAGCGGTCAGGAATTCGCAGGGTTCACCATCGTCCGGTTGGTGGGCACTGGTGGCATGGGCGAGGTCTATTTGGCCTCGCATCCGCGGTTACCCCGCGAGGACGCTCTCAAAGTGCTGCCCATCAGCGTCAGCTCGGACAATGAATTCCGGCAGCGGTTCATCCGCGAGGCCGACATGGCGGCCACGCTGTGGCATCCGCACATCGTCGGCGTGCACGACCGCGGCGAGTTCGAGGACCGGTTGTGGATCTCGATGGACTACGTCGACGGGCACGACGCCGCCAAGCTGCTGCACGACCAGTTCCCCAAGGGGATGCCGGCCGAGGACGTCATCGAGATCGTCACCGCCGTCGGCGACGCCTTGGACTACGCGCATCAGCGCAACCTGTGGCACCGCGACGTCAAACCGGCCAACATCCTGGTCACCAGCAAACAGGGCGGCAAGCGCCGCATCATGCTGACCGACTTCGGCATCGCGCGGCGTGCCGACGAGGTCAACGGGCTCACCTCGACCAACATCACCGTGGGCTCGATGTCCTACACCGCACCCGAACAGCTGATGGGCCAGCCCCTCGACGGCCGGGCCGACCAGTACTCGCTGGCCGCCACCGCCTACCGCCTCTTCACCGGCACCCCACCATTCGCCCACAGCAACCCGGCCGTCGTGATCAGCCATCATCTGAACTCCCCGCCGCCCAAGCTCGCCGACACGAAACCTGAACTGGCCGTGTTTGATTCGGTGATGGCCAAGGCGCTCTCCAAGGACCCCAAGGACCGCTACGACACGTGCCACGACTTCGCCGTCGCACTGGCCGAGGCGGCCACCGGAACCACCCCCGAGGTGCGCACCCCGGCACCGGTCCACGAGCCGGCGCCGCCCACCACCCCACTGATCATCCCGAAGCCGGTGAACCCGCCGCCGCTCCCGCCGCCGAGCCCCCGGCAGACGGCCCCGTCGGAACCGCCGGTGTTCACCTCGTCATGGACAGGTAGCGAGACCTCGACCCACAAACCCGCGACGAGCCAGCCGGCGGGTGGCATGCAAGGCCTCGGCGGTCCGTCGGGGCCGCCTGGACCGGTTGGGCCGCCACAGACCAACTTCGGACCGCCCCCGCTGCCGCACAACCCCACTCCGCAGAAGCCCGACGACCGGCGCAAGCTCGTCGTCGCCGCGGCCGCGATCGGTGGGGTGCTCCTGCTGGTCGCCGGCATCACGTTCGCGGTCACCTCGGGAGGCGAGGAGACCAACGGCGGCGAAACGACATCGGCGGCCGCCACCGATACCTCCGGCGAGACCACGAGCCCACCCAAGCCTGTCCACGCCTTCACCATCGCCGACTACATCAAGCAGAGCGGCGCCATCGAAACACCGGTCCATCGCGGCGATCCGGGAGCGCCGGTGTTCAACTGGCCGACCCCGCCCGGCTGGACCGACGCCGGCACCCGCACACCGGCATGGGCCTACTCGGCGATGATCAACGACTCGGTCAACCCGGCCGATGCGCCGTCGGTCGTCTCGTTGATCTCCAAGCTGACCGGTAACGTCGATGCCAACAAGCTGCTGGAGTACGCCCCCAGCGAGCTGCAGAACCTGGCGGACTACAAGCCGAACGGTGATGTGACCCGTGCGGAGATCAGCGGGTTCCCCTCGGTCCACCTGGGCGGCACCTACGCCAAGGGCGACCAACGCCGCGCAATCACCCAGACCACCATCGTGATCCAGGCACCCGGCGCGGTGTACGTGCTGCAGGTCAACGCCGACGCACCGGAACGCGACAAGGGCGTGCTCACCGAGGTCAACAAGGCCATCGAGGCTCAGGCCACCGTCGCCCTGCCCTGA
- a CDS encoding VWA domain-containing protein, translating into MADPGRAHGHTSRYSRYTGGPDPLAPPIDLRDALEQIGQSVMEGSSPRRALSELMRRGTEGMRGTDRLAAEANRKRRELLQRHNLDGTLQEIKKLLDEAVLAERKELARALDDDARFGELQMEALSPSPAKAVQELTDYDWRSPEARQKYEQIKDLLGREMLDQRFAGMKEALENATDEDRQRVNDMLDDLNELLDKHAQGNDSPQDFQDFMDKHGEFFPEGPQNIDELLDSLAKRAAAAQRFRNSLSAEQRAELDSLAQQAFGSPSLMNALDRLDSHLQAARPGEDWNGSERFSGGDPLGMGEGAQALSDIAELEQLADALSQSYSGASMDDVDLESLARQLGDDAAIDARTLAELEKALVNQGFIDRGSDGQWRLSPKAMRQLGQTALRDVAQRLSGRHGERDTRRAGAAGELTGATRPWQFGDTEPWNVTRTVTNAVLRQAGTGIAERPIRFAVEDVEISETETRTQACVALLVDTSFSMVMENRWLPMKRTALALNHLVSTRFRSDELQIIAFGRYARTVTAGELTGLEGVYEQGTNLHHALALASRHLRRHPNAQPVVLVVTDGEPTAHLEDFGDGEGSSVFFDYPPHPRTIAHTVRGFDEVARLGAQVTIFRLGSDPGLARFIDQVARRVQGRVVVPDLDGLGAAVVGDYLHSRRR; encoded by the coding sequence ATGGCTGATCCCGGTCGGGCGCACGGGCACACCTCGCGGTATTCGCGGTACACCGGAGGCCCTGACCCGCTGGCGCCGCCGATCGATCTGCGCGACGCGCTCGAGCAGATCGGTCAGAGCGTCATGGAGGGCAGTTCGCCGCGCCGTGCGCTCTCGGAGTTGATGCGTCGCGGCACCGAGGGCATGCGGGGCACCGACCGGCTCGCCGCCGAGGCTAACCGCAAACGCCGGGAGTTGTTGCAGCGACACAACCTTGACGGCACCTTGCAGGAGATCAAGAAGCTGCTCGACGAGGCCGTGCTGGCCGAGCGCAAGGAGCTGGCCCGCGCGCTCGACGACGATGCGCGGTTCGGCGAACTGCAGATGGAGGCGCTCTCGCCGTCACCGGCCAAGGCCGTGCAGGAGCTCACCGATTACGACTGGCGCAGCCCCGAGGCGCGGCAGAAGTACGAGCAGATCAAGGACCTGCTGGGCCGCGAGATGCTGGATCAGCGTTTCGCGGGCATGAAGGAGGCGTTGGAGAACGCCACCGATGAGGACCGGCAGCGGGTCAACGACATGCTCGATGACCTCAACGAGCTGCTGGACAAGCACGCCCAGGGGAATGATTCGCCGCAGGACTTTCAAGACTTCATGGACAAACACGGCGAGTTCTTCCCGGAGGGCCCGCAGAACATCGACGAGCTGCTGGACTCGCTGGCCAAGCGGGCCGCCGCCGCGCAGCGGTTCCGCAACAGCCTGTCGGCCGAGCAGCGTGCCGAGCTGGATTCCCTGGCGCAGCAGGCTTTCGGTTCGCCGTCGTTGATGAACGCGCTGGATCGGCTCGACTCGCACCTGCAGGCTGCCCGCCCCGGCGAGGACTGGAACGGTTCGGAGCGGTTCTCCGGTGGCGATCCGCTGGGCATGGGGGAGGGCGCCCAGGCGCTGTCCGACATCGCCGAGTTGGAGCAGCTGGCCGACGCGTTGTCACAGAGTTACTCCGGGGCGTCGATGGATGACGTCGACCTCGAATCGTTGGCCCGCCAGTTGGGTGACGACGCGGCCATCGATGCGCGCACCCTGGCCGAGCTGGAGAAGGCCCTGGTCAATCAGGGTTTCATCGACCGTGGCTCCGACGGGCAGTGGCGGCTGTCGCCCAAGGCCATGCGTCAGCTCGGTCAGACCGCACTGCGTGATGTGGCGCAACGGCTTTCGGGTCGGCACGGCGAGCGGGACACCCGTCGCGCCGGCGCGGCCGGGGAGTTGACCGGGGCCACCCGGCCCTGGCAGTTCGGCGATACCGAGCCGTGGAACGTCACCCGCACGGTCACCAATGCGGTGCTGCGCCAGGCCGGTACCGGGATCGCCGAGCGGCCGATTCGGTTCGCCGTCGAGGATGTGGAGATCTCCGAGACCGAGACCCGTACCCAGGCCTGTGTGGCGCTGCTGGTGGACACCTCGTTCTCGATGGTGATGGAGAACCGCTGGCTGCCGATGAAGCGCACGGCGCTGGCACTCAATCATCTTGTGAGTACCCGGTTCCGGTCAGATGAGTTGCAGATCATCGCCTTTGGCCGGTATGCACGCACGGTGACCGCGGGTGAGCTGACCGGACTGGAGGGCGTGTACGAGCAGGGCACCAACCTGCACCACGCGCTGGCCCTGGCGTCGCGGCATCTGCGTCGTCATCCCAATGCCCAGCCGGTGGTGCTCGTGGTGACCGACGGCGAGCCCACCGCGCATCTCGAGGATTTCGGGGACGGGGAGGGGTCGTCCGTATTCTTCGATTACCCGCCCCACCCGCGAACCATCGCCCACACCGTGCGGGGTTTTGACGAGGTGGCCCGCCTCGGCGCCCAGGTGACGATCTTCCGGTTGGGCTCGGATCCCGGCCTGGCCCGGTTCATCGACCAGGTGGCCCGTCGGGTGCAGGGCCGGGTGGTGGTGCCCGATCTCGACGGCCTGGGCGCCGCCGTCGTCGGCGACTACCTGCACTCACGTCGGCGGTAG
- a CDS encoding heme-binding protein has product MKLVTRSRSCAVAVLGAGAMLLGTSATASAEPPNCTTADVTAVMGGVSTEMSDYLFAHPDVNAFFSGLQGQGKKTTADKTKAYLNDNPQVRAELDAIRAPALDLRNRCNIPLEAEISGVI; this is encoded by the coding sequence ATGAAACTTGTCACGCGTTCACGTAGCTGCGCCGTAGCGGTACTTGGGGCCGGCGCGATGCTCCTCGGCACATCGGCAACCGCGTCCGCCGAACCGCCGAACTGCACCACTGCCGACGTCACCGCGGTGATGGGAGGCGTCTCGACGGAGATGAGCGACTACTTGTTCGCTCACCCCGACGTCAACGCGTTCTTCAGCGGGCTGCAAGGACAGGGCAAGAAGACGACCGCGGACAAGACGAAGGCATACCTCAACGACAATCCGCAGGTGCGCGCCGAACTCGACGCGATCCGCGCACCAGCGCTTGATCTGCGCAACCGCTGCAATATCCCGCTCGAGGCCGAAATCTCCGGCGTGATCTAG
- a CDS encoding sigma 54-interacting transcriptional regulator, which yields MSQPKDLPRTVGELRASGHRERGVKAEIRENLLSALADRRDVWPGILGFEDTVIPQLERALIAGHDVVLLGERGQGKTRLLRALTGLLDEWTPVIAGSELGEHPYSPITPESIRRAADSGDDLPIDWRHRSERYTEKLATPDTSVADLVGDIDPIKVAEGRSLGDPETIAYGLIPRAHRGIVAVNELPDLAERIQVSMLNVMEERDIQVRGYTLRLPLDVLVVASANPEDYTNRGRIITPLKDRFGAEIRTHYPLEIDDEVGVIRQEAQLAAEVPEYLIGVLARFARNLRESSSIDQRSGVSARFAIAAAETVAASARHRSAILGEDDPVARVVDLATVIDVLRGKLEFESGEEGREQAVLEHLLRRATADTAQRLLGGIDVAPLVAAVEEGSPVTTGERVSAKDVLAALPDLAVVDALADRVGAVSVGQRAAAIELALEALYLAKRVDKVTGEGETVYG from the coding sequence GTGAGCCAACCCAAGGATCTGCCTCGTACCGTCGGTGAGCTGCGCGCATCCGGCCATCGTGAACGGGGCGTCAAAGCCGAAATTCGGGAGAATCTGCTGTCCGCATTGGCCGACCGCCGCGACGTGTGGCCGGGAATCCTGGGATTCGAGGACACCGTGATCCCGCAGCTGGAACGGGCTTTGATCGCCGGGCACGACGTGGTGCTTCTGGGTGAGCGCGGTCAGGGCAAGACGCGGCTGTTGCGCGCGCTGACGGGGCTGCTCGACGAGTGGACGCCCGTGATCGCCGGGTCGGAGTTGGGTGAGCACCCCTACAGCCCGATCACACCGGAGTCGATCCGCCGGGCCGCCGATTCCGGCGACGATCTGCCGATCGATTGGCGCCACCGCAGTGAGCGCTACACCGAGAAGTTGGCCACCCCGGACACCAGCGTGGCCGATCTCGTCGGCGACATCGATCCGATCAAGGTGGCCGAGGGGCGCAGCCTGGGCGACCCGGAAACGATCGCCTACGGGCTGATCCCGCGGGCCCACCGCGGCATCGTGGCCGTCAACGAGCTGCCGGACCTGGCCGAGCGGATCCAGGTGTCGATGCTCAACGTGATGGAGGAGCGCGACATTCAGGTCCGCGGCTACACGTTGCGGCTGCCGCTCGACGTCCTCGTCGTCGCGAGCGCCAATCCCGAGGACTACACGAACCGCGGTCGGATCATCACCCCGCTCAAAGACAGGTTCGGCGCCGAGATCCGCACGCACTACCCGCTGGAGATCGACGACGAGGTCGGGGTGATCCGCCAGGAGGCCCAGTTGGCCGCGGAGGTACCGGAGTACCTGATCGGTGTGCTGGCCCGATTTGCCCGCAATCTGCGTGAATCGAGCTCGATCGATCAGCGTTCGGGTGTGTCGGCCCGGTTCGCGATCGCTGCCGCCGAGACGGTGGCGGCCTCGGCACGACACCGCTCCGCCATTCTCGGTGAGGACGATCCGGTGGCTCGGGTGGTCGATCTGGCCACCGTGATCGACGTGCTGCGCGGCAAACTGGAGTTCGAGAGCGGTGAGGAGGGACGTGAGCAGGCAGTGCTGGAGCATCTGCTGCGACGCGCCACCGCCGACACCGCGCAACGACTGCTGGGCGGCATCGACGTCGCCCCGTTGGTGGCCGCGGTCGAGGAAGGCTCGCCGGTGACCACCGGTGAGCGGGTATCGGCCAAGGACGTCCTGGCCGCTCTGCCCGATCTGGCCGTGGTCGACGCGCTCGCCGACCGGGTGGGCGCGGTGTCGGTCGGTCAACGGGCCGCAGCCATCGAATTGGCTTTGGAGGCACTGTATCTGGCCAAGCGTGTGGACAAGGTGACAGGGGAGGGCGAGACGGTCTATGGCTGA